The Ornithinimicrobium faecis region GTCCGGCTCATCGCCACCTGGCAGCAGGCGCTGCGCGAGCCAACTCCGGTTGTCCATGGCGCCAGTCCACCACGGACCCGGCTCGTCCGCCCATCCGGTGTGCGACAGGCACCAGCCGTCGTATGCCGTCAGCTGGCCAGCGCGTCGACGAAGGCTTGGTGGATGGCTGGGCCAAAGAGCACGAACCTCACCACGTCGAGTTGACCGGGGTGGTCGTGGACCCAGGACCGCACCGTCGCGACCGCGATGTCAGCCACCTCGTCGGCGTCCCAGCCATAGACCCCCGCCGAGATGGCAGGGAAGGCCACCGACCGCGCGCCAACCTCGGACGCGACGTCCAGGCTCCTCGAGAAGCAGCTGGCCAGCAGGGCCGGGTCGGTCTGGCCGCGGTGCCGGTTCGGGCCGACGGTGTGGATCACCCACCGCGCGGGCAGGTCACCGGCGCCGGTCGCGACGGCCTCACCGACCGGCAACCCGTCGTGCCAGCGCCCGGCCCGCAGCCGCCGGCACTCCTCGAGCAGCTCTGGCCCCGCAGCGGCGTGAATCGCCCCGTCAACACCACCGCCGCCGAGCAGCAGGGAGTTGGCCGCATTGACGATGGCGTCCACACGCTCGGTGGTGATGTCGCCCTGGACCGCCTCAACCTCAGTCATGCCGTCATCATGCCAACCACCGCGGACCCAGAACGGGTGACCATGAGATGAGGACCATGCCTTTTCGGGCAGCGGCGCGAGGAAGCAAGGTCACATTCCCAAGGTCAGGAGCGGGCGGCTTCCCAGTCGCTGCGCAGCTGGCCCATGATGATCGCGTCGAACCGCTCGCCGTCGAACTCGAAGGCCTCGCGCCGGGTCCCCTCGACGACGAAGCCAGCCTTCTCGTAGACCCGCTGGGCCCGCGGGTTGAACGCATAGACCTCCAGATCGATGCGGTGCAGCGGCAGGTGGGTGAACGCATAGTCGATCAACAGCCGCGTCGCCTCGCTGCCCAGCCCGCGGTCGCGTCCGCCAGGCCCGAAGAGCGTGCGGTAGTTGCAGGTGCGGTCGCCCTCGTCCCACTCGTTCAGCACGACCTCGCCGACGACCTGTCCGCTCGCGTTGTCGACCACCATCAGGTCCAGGCGATCCGGCTGGTCGTTGCGCGTGGTGTACCACTCCCGCAGCGGCCCGATCTCGGGCTCCTCGGCTGCCTCGATCTCGGCCGTGCTGTGCACACTGCCGGTGAATCGGAGCAGGTCAGGGTCAGTCAGTATGCCGACCATCACCTGAACGTCCTCCGGCTCCACTGGCCGCAGGGTCACCAGATCCCCGGTGAGGGTGGGTTTGTCGGAGAAGGTCCGGTCCTGAGTGGCCATGACCCCACCCTCACAGGATCTGCCTGTAGACAGCCAACGCTTTTTCTGGGCAGCCGTAGGTAAATTGGATGTGTGGGTCTAATGACGAGTGAAGCGGATCGAGCCCGGAACCTTGCCCTCCTGGACGTCAGCGGATGGTCGCGGCCACGCGGCGGTCGCGCCAGAGTTGGATGAGGACGGCGATCCCGGCGAGGACCGGCAGGGCGCTCACGAGGCCGAGTGATGTCGGGCCGATGACGTCATAGGCCTCACCGCCGGTGCTCAGTGTGATCCCGGCAGTCACCACGCCGAGCGCGAGCCAGGTGGCGGCGAACCACAGGGCCCAGCGCTTGCGTCGGCGGACCGCCCAGATCGAGGAGATCCACCCGAGGGCACCAAGGACTCCGGTGCCGACCAGCCAGCCGATGATCGCGGTGCGTTCCGTCGAGACCGTGTTCGCGTCCCACTGCGGATAGGCCTCGCGCACGTGGTTGGCCACGCTGTAGAACATGCAACACGATTCTTGGAGACAGTCATGACGGGACCTCGATCCCGTGGGCAGCACGCGGGGCTGACGAGGGAGGTGGTGCTGGCCACGGCCGTTGAACTCGTCGACGAGCACGGTCTGGCGGCACTGTCGATGCGACGGCTGGGGGGCGAGCTCGGGGTGGAGGCGATGGCGCTCTATCACCACGTGGGCAGCAAGGAGGAGCTGCTGGACGGGCTGGTGGAGCACCTGTTTGCGGAGGTGATGTCGGCGCCCGGCCGTAAGGCAGAGGGCGGGCACTCAGACGACGAGAAGACCTGGCGGCCGGTGCTGCGGACCTTCGCGCGCACCATGGTGGAGATCCTGTTGGCGCACCCGAACCTGGTGCCGGTCGTGCTCTCCCGACCAGCGACCACGCCGCAGGTGCACGGGCTCCTCGAGGAGTTGCTCGGTGCGCTGCGTGACGCGGGCCTCCAACCTGGCCAGGCCCTGGACCTGATCTATGCCGTGATCAGCCTGGTCCTCTCCCATGTCGCGACCGGCGGCGACTCGGGCAACAGCTCGGCCGCCCGCCGCCAGGTCTGAGCGCCCAGGACCTGAGTGACTTCCCGCTCCTGGAGCAGGCTGCGCGCGAGGAGAGCGACCACAGGTCGGACCCGTTCGAGGCGACGCTGGAGGCGCTGTTTGCCTGGTTTGACCCCGAGGTGTCCGTGGTCTGAAAAAGCTCGGCCCACCGGTCGCCAAGACCTTTTTTCAGGCGTAGTGTGAAAAAAGGCAGACAGGAGGTCGCGCCATGAAATCAAGGAGCATCATCGCGGTCCAGGAGTGGCCGCACGAGAGCCGCAGAGCGGCAGAGCTGGTGATCAAGGCATTCGGCGAACCCAACGAGGTCAGCGCCACCGAATTGACCTGGCACCACGCAGTGCCGTGGAAGCGGGTCGTGGCCACCGAGTGGTTCGAGAGTCACAACTTCCCGGTGCCACACGTCGACTGCATCGAGTGCGTCATCGACTATGCGGTGCCCCCGGAGAAGATGAGCGAGTTGGCGCACTTCGACGGCAGCATCCGGGTCGATCGCACGGCCGGAGAGGTGTCGGTGCGCTGTCGCAGCATCGCCAGCAACACTCTCAAGCTGAACCTCGTGCACGACATCGTGACCGGCAAGCGCACGGCACAGGAAGCGCGTGATTATCACGTCAAGGAAGTCCTTGACGCAACGCGCGGCGAGCCCACGCCCTATCGCAAGCACCTGCGGATC contains the following coding sequences:
- a CDS encoding O-acetyl-ADP-ribose deacetylase, producing MTEVEAVQGDITTERVDAIVNAANSLLLGGGGVDGAIHAAAGPELLEECRRLRAGRWHDGLPVGEAVATGAGDLPARWVIHTVGPNRHRGQTDPALLASCFSRSLDVASEVGARSVAFPAISAGVYGWDADEVADIAVATVRSWVHDHPGQLDVVRFVLFGPAIHQAFVDALAS
- a CDS encoding GNAT family N-acetyltransferase produces the protein MATQDRTFSDKPTLTGDLVTLRPVEPEDVQVMVGILTDPDLLRFTGSVHSTAEIEAAEEPEIGPLREWYTTRNDQPDRLDLMVVDNASGQVVGEVVLNEWDEGDRTCNYRTLFGPGGRDRGLGSEATRLLIDYAFTHLPLHRIDLEVYAFNPRAQRVYEKAGFVVEGTRREAFEFDGERFDAIIMGQLRSDWEAARS
- a CDS encoding TetR/AcrR family transcriptional regulator, whose product is MTGPRSRGQHAGLTREVVLATAVELVDEHGLAALSMRRLGGELGVEAMALYHHVGSKEELLDGLVEHLFAEVMSAPGRKAEGGHSDDEKTWRPVLRTFARTMVEILLAHPNLVPVVLSRPATTPQVHGLLEELLGALRDAGLQPGQALDLIYAVISLVLSHVATGGDSGNSSAARRQV